TAGCCGAAGCTGAAGAAGTACTGCGTTTTGTCCGTGCCGCCGGAAGCGGAGATATTGTGCTGTTGCTGCATGGTGGAGTTCTTCATGGCAGCGGCGTACCAGTCCGTGCTCTCATAACCCGGAGCGCCATCGATATACTTCTGCAGCTCATCTTTGGGGAGGAAAGGTGTTCCCCTGCCGAAGATATCCGCGTCATTGCGCATCTGCATCCACTCCGATGCATTGGCCATGCGCGGCACATCTGTAGGTTTCATGATGCCCACAACGCCGGTGTAGTTGAAATCCACCTGGCCGGCCTGGCCTTTTTTGGTGGTCACGATCACTACGCCGTTGGAAGCACGCAGACCATAAATCGCCGCGGAAGCATCTTTCAGGAACGAGATGCTTTCAATATCATCCGGGTTGAGGCGCTGGAATTCCGAAGCGCCGTCCCTGGCAATGCCGTCGATCACGAACAGCGGTGTGCCGAAACCCCGGATATTGATCATGTTGTCGAAAGTGCCCGGTTCGCCGCCCAGCTGGCGGATCTGCAGGCCCGCCACCTTACCCTGGAGCTTTTGCGCCATGCTGATATTGGTAGTGGTCTGAATATCCTTTGCGGTGATATTGCTTACCGCGCCGGTGAGCGTTTCTTTTCTGCGGGTGCCGTACCCCACCACCACTACGGCGCTCAGCTGCTCTTCCGAGGAAGTGAGCGCTATATCGATAGTGCTGCGGCCATTGATATCTTCCGTAAGCGTGGTCATGCCCAGGAAGGCGAAGGTAAGCCGGGTGGCCTGTTGCGGAACGGTGATGGAATATTCACCGCGTGTATTGGTGGTAACGCCGGTCCTTTTACCGGCCGCATCCAGGGTAAAGACGCTGACGCCGGGGAGCGCCGTGCCGTCTTTTGCGTCCGTAACTTTCCCGCTGATGACTTTTTGCTGTGCCAGCAGGCAGAGCGGGACAGTGCATAGCAGGATCACGAGGAAATAAACTTTCTTCATAACGTTTTTTTTTCGTTCAGTCGATTAAATAATGGTGATAAAACTGTGCTGGTTGTCCAGGGATCTAAGGTGGATAGAAGATAACGTGTTGCATGTTGGTGGAATAAGGTATTGGTGATGAGATCATTCAGCATCCGGACGGCCCCAGGCCTTGTCCGGCAAAGGCCCCATTTCCAGCTCCAGGTGCCCGCCGGCTATCAGTTGCTCGTGTGTGAACCAGGGCGTATGGAGCGTTTCGCCATTGAACTTTGCCTGTTGTATATACTTGTTGACGGATGAACAGTTGTTGGCGGTAATGCGGAACACCTTGCCGTTGGGGAGCTGCAAACTCACCTTGCTGAACACAGGGCTGGTGATGGTGTACACGGGCAGGCCGGGCGTAACGGGATAGAAGCCCATGGCGGTGAACACCACGAAAGCCGTCATACCGCCGCCGTCCTCATCCCCGGGAATACCGAAAACATTGTCCGCAAACCAGGTATCCAGCAGAAAGCGGGTGCGCTTCTGCGTTTTCCAGGGAGCATCGGTGAAATTGTAGAGATAGGGAATGTGAAAGCTCGGTTCATTGCCCATGGAGAACTGGCCGACGAGGCCGGTTGCATCGGGGAATTTGCTCCAGAATTCATACCTGGAACGGTCCAGCCCCTCGCGGAACAACTGGTCCAGCTTCTTTTCAAAAGCCTTGCGGCCGCCCATCAGGGCGATCAGTCCGGGTATATCCTGCTGCACCTGCCACATATAGGTGTAACCGTTATTCTCGTCGTAATAATCGCGGCCGCCCATGCCGCCATCGAATTTCGGGTCTATCATCACCCAGTTGCCCTTGTCGTCTTTCGGCATGAAGAGCTGTTTCTCCGGATGCCAGAGGTGGCGGTAATTGCGGCCCCTGGCGGCGAACAATGCCGTATCCGCCGTTTTGCCCAGGTCTTTCGCCATTTCTCCCAGGGCCCAGTCGTCATAACTATTGCCAAGCGTTACGGCAACAGATTGTCTTTTTTCAAAACCATGCACCCGGTCTATGGTTTCTTTTTCACCGGGATGCAGTGCGGGGAAATAGCCATGCTGGTAATAATATTCATCCAGCACTGTTTTCTCTCCATTCCGCCAGGGTAGCATGGTAGCTTCGGTGGCGTTTTTGAACATGCCTTCGTAGGCTTTCTGCACATCGAAGTTGCGCAGCCCCTTCCGGTAAGCGTCGAGGAAAACGATGGAAGAATGGAAACCGTTCATGCAGGCATGGTCGCCGAACAGCACCGGGAAGGTGGGCATCCAGCCGCTTTGTTCGTACATGCGCACGTAGGATTGCAGCATGTCTTCCTCGGCGGCGGGGTCGAGGATCATCCGCAGCGGATGATGGGCGAGGTAAGTATCCCACGACCAGTCATCCACATAGAACGGACGATTATCCCGGTTGACCTTTTTATTATATCCGCTGTAATACTGTCCGTCTTCCGTAATGTCCACCATGCGCTCATAACACCGGTACAGGGCCGTGTAGAACGAGCGGCGCTGCGCGGCCGTGCCGCCTTCCACATTGATCCGGGACATCACTTTCTCCCAGGCTTTCCTGCCGTTCTCCGAAACTTCCTCAAAGGAACGGCCCATCACTTCCGCCTCGAAATTCTTCCGCGCCTGCTCCGGACTGACATAACTGATGGCATACCTCAGCTCCACATCCTTCACCGCTGCCGGGAAGGTGATGAAAGCCCTGGCCCCCTGCCCCGAAACCGCCTGCTGCGGTCTGATATTGCCGCCTTCCAGCACACCCGGCTTCCCGGCCTGGCTGAAAACGCCATACATATATACCTTTACTTCGCCCTGGTACGTTTCCATGCCCCGCAGCGCATTGCCCGGCAGAAATTCCCAACCGGCCTCACCGGGATTGTACACGCCCAGCAATATGGACTTGTCCCCCGCATCTTCCGGGAAACGGAAACGGAAGATCCCGGTTTTCTTTCCCACGGTAAAATCCACCGTCACGCCTTCATCGATCAGCAGGGTGGAATAATACCAGGGGCGGTTGACCTCCAGGTCATGGTCCCAGGTCATCCGGGAGCGCCAGCTTTCCACGCTGACCGGCAGGATAGACGGTTTGATGGAAAAAACCTGGCCCAGGCGATGGGATACCACATTCAGGGGGAAACTGGAGATCTGGTCGTCCAGGAAATCTTTCCGCTGCGGTGTAAAACGGACCATCTGGTTCGGCAGCTGTACCGTGGGGCGGGTAGGCTCCAGCAGGTGGCCGACCGACCCGATCGTGGGGTCCACATCATTCAGATTAGACCTTTCTACAGATCTTGCCGCATTACAGGCGATGCCCAACATCCAGACAGATAAAAAAAATAAAAGCGATTGTTTCTTCATAACCGGACAATAACGTATTGGAATATGGATGCAATAAACCCGGATGCCGCTAACAAAAGCATTAATGAAAACACTAACCGGGAAATTAATTTTATTAATTTTTTCAATGTCATGATTATCAAAATAGTAGAAAGGAATTAATTTTCTAATTTGAATAAGGAAAAAGCAGGGATTTTAAGTGTAAGCCTTACGTATAACTGAAGCCGGAACAGGCTTTGGCGGGGTGGAATGCGCCCGGCGGTTAGTTTTACATCAGAAATTAAGTACTTTGTAGCTCATTGGATAATAAGCCTCTCATGGGGAGATATTTTTACTGTTTACTGTATATTATATTAACTGTTCAGTTCGCAAACGGCCAATCTCACGGGTTGGCATTTTCCAGTCACGAGGTTGTTCCGGAAAAAAGGACTTCGCTGGACCTGACGCCGACGGACCCGGTATGCCTGGGAGACGTTACAGAAATTTCCTTTGACCTGATGCTGCGGCCTAACCTGGAAACCTATTTCGGGTACGTTATGCGGTTGCTGACCAGCGACCACCGGAATATCGACCTGGTATATAACCAGCGGCTGGCTACCTTCAATTTTGTGATCAGGGAGGTCATTACCGGCAGTTTTGTGATCGATACGGCGCAGATATTCGGGAAATGGAGCCGGTTCAGGCTGCTTTTCGACGGCAAGCGGCAGGAAGCATCCTTTTATTATAATAATGAACTGATCGCCAAAGGCCACATCGGGCTGGACAAGCAGCCCTGCGCCCGGATATTCTTCGGCGCCAACAGTTTTGAAGGTTTTCAGACGCTGGATGTTCCCCCTATGCGGATAAAGGATATCCGCATAAAGGCAGACGGCAAGCTGATCCATTACTATCCGCTTTCGGAAAGCAGTGGCACAACGGCGCAGGATGAGGTCACCCGGCAGGCCGCCCGGGTAAAGAACCCGGTATGGATCAAGCCGCGGCACCAGCATTGGGAACAGGTAGCGGCCTTTCAGACAAAAGGGGCACCGAGCACGGCGTTCGACAAAAAACAGGAAGTCCTCTATATTGTTACGGTGGATTCGCTGTACCGCCTGTCACTGAAGAACATGACCCTGACCGGCGAGCCTGCGGCCCGCAGCAGGGACATACTGCCCGCCGGGAACCAGTCCGTGTACAGCAACACGCAAAACAGGCTGTACAATTTTTATATCGATGAAAAGCAGGTCAGCACCTATGACACCGCCAGCCGCTCCTGGGATTCCGCTTTCAGTTCCATGGAGCTGACCGAGTACTGGCAGGCCAACAAGTTCCTCTCGCCGCAGGATTCCGCTTTATATATCATGTGCGGCTACGGCCAGCTGCAATACAAGAACCTGGTACAGCGCTATCATTTCCCCACCCGGCAGTGGACGCTGGTGCCGGTAAAAGGCGATACGCTCATGCCGCGTTACCTGGCCGCACTGGGCCTCAATGAAACGAACGATACGGCTTTTATCATGGGTGGCTATGGCAGCAACACAGGCGATCAGGCCGTTAATCCGAAATATAATTACGACCTGATGGCCTACAGCATCGGTGACAGCACTTTCCATCTGCGCTATCACCAGCCGGAGCCGCCACGCCAGTTCTGCTTCGCGAACAGCCTGGTGATAGACCCTGCGGGGCAGGACTATTACACGCTGATCTACCCGAACGATCAGTTCAATTCCTCCCTGCAGCTGATCCGCGGATCATTGCATCAGCCGGGTTACCAGCTGATCGGCGATACCATTCCTTACGCTTTTTATGATGTCCGCTCCTTTGCCGATCTTTTTTATTCCCCGGTCAGTCAGAAACTGGTGGCCGTTACGTTATACCATTCCAAAGAAAATATTGCCAGCGTGAAGGTGTATACGCTGGACTTCCCGCCCAATCCCGCGGAGCCGGCAACAGCGGCCGCAGCCGGCGGCCGGGGCTACTGGATGTACCTGCTCGCCGGCATCGTGCTGTTAGCAGGCATTTTGTTATGGCGGAAAAAGCGCAGGCCCGCGGAGACCGTGCCGGACAATGCAGCTTTCCCGGAGGAAGAGACGGAAAAACATCCGGAGACTTCCGCCATTTACCTGTTCGGCCAGTTCGAGGTGTTCGACAAGGAAGGGCAGGATATCACCAAACTGTTCACCCCACTGCTGAAAGAGCTTTTCCTGCTGCTGGTGGTGCATTCCATGAAAGACGGCAAAGGCATCGCCTCCGAAGAGCTGTATGACATCCTGTGGAACGACAAGTCCCCGAAGGATGCGCGCAACAACTTTTCGGTGAACATCGTCAAACTGAAAGCCATCCTGGAAAAGATCGGCGGGTTCCATATCGGCAGGGAATCCGGGAAGTGGAAGCTGGATGTACTGGAAGAGCATATTTATGTGGACTACCAGCATTTCATCCGCCTGCTGCACGATCATCCGCATGGTATCGATCATGCCTTTGTACATGGATTGCTGGAGATCGTGCACCGCGGCGCGCTGCTGCGCACAGTCCATTATGAGTGGCTGGACCCGTTGAAGTTCGATACATCCGTACAGGTGATCGACCTGCTGCTGAAATACGCATCCCGGGCGGACCTGCATGCGGAAGCGGAGTTTATTGTCAGGATAGCCAATGCTATTTTCCAGTTCGACAACCTGAACGAAGAAGCGCTGGCCTGGAAAAGCAAAGCGCTCATCCACCTGGGAAGGCACAGCATGGCAAAAGAAACCTACGGGAAATTCGCCAAGGAATACCGCGAGAGCT
This genomic stretch from Chitinophaga sp. XS-30 harbors:
- a CDS encoding GH92 family glycosyl hydrolase, with product MKKQSLLFFLSVWMLGIACNAARSVERSNLNDVDPTIGSVGHLLEPTRPTVQLPNQMVRFTPQRKDFLDDQISSFPLNVVSHRLGQVFSIKPSILPVSVESWRSRMTWDHDLEVNRPWYYSTLLIDEGVTVDFTVGKKTGIFRFRFPEDAGDKSILLGVYNPGEAGWEFLPGNALRGMETYQGEVKVYMYGVFSQAGKPGVLEGGNIRPQQAVSGQGARAFITFPAAVKDVELRYAISYVSPEQARKNFEAEVMGRSFEEVSENGRKAWEKVMSRINVEGGTAAQRRSFYTALYRCYERMVDITEDGQYYSGYNKKVNRDNRPFYVDDWSWDTYLAHHPLRMILDPAAEEDMLQSYVRMYEQSGWMPTFPVLFGDHACMNGFHSSIVFLDAYRKGLRNFDVQKAYEGMFKNATEATMLPWRNGEKTVLDEYYYQHGYFPALHPGEKETIDRVHGFEKRQSVAVTLGNSYDDWALGEMAKDLGKTADTALFAARGRNYRHLWHPEKQLFMPKDDKGNWVMIDPKFDGGMGGRDYYDENNGYTYMWQVQQDIPGLIALMGGRKAFEKKLDQLFREGLDRSRYEFWSKFPDATGLVGQFSMGNEPSFHIPYLYNFTDAPWKTQKRTRFLLDTWFADNVFGIPGDEDGGGMTAFVVFTAMGFYPVTPGLPVYTITSPVFSKVSLQLPNGKVFRITANNCSSVNKYIQQAKFNGETLHTPWFTHEQLIAGGHLELEMGPLPDKAWGRPDAE